TGGGTCTGTTCTTTCACACTCATGCTCAGATACTtaaactggttttattttgtattgacatgtttatttgtttggttGTGTAGAAACCAGCTGGCAGATTGAAAGTCCtgaaacttcacacagctcTCAAAATTGGCTATTTGAGGTGACGCTAATTAAtgataaacaaacaataatcaATTTCTGATTGATCCAGAAAATATCAgtggttatgtgtgtgtgtgtgtgtgtgtgtgcgcgcgcgtgtgtgcatTTCAGGCAGGGTCCATCCTGAAGGAGATCTGTGATTTCAGCAGCTCTGTCACCTTTACCTCATCAAAAGATGTGGTCTACTCAGCTCCTGTCTTCAGATGTTCCACTCCCAACCTGCCAGTCAACCTGGAGTGGGAGACACACCTGAGCTTATTTCCTGTGGACCTCCTCATGGACTCACTGAGCAGGtactcacacacgcacgcacgcttGTATTTCCACTCTTGTAAGGATTCTCAGTTCAAAGATCACCACCTCAAAGGCTGACTGTCTGTGTGTCAAGGTCCCGGACTCTGTTCTTGGACCACCTGGAGCAGCATTTCCACAATGTGCTCAGTTTAGCGGTTTCAATGATGAGAGACAGGAAGGAGGCGGTGCGCTCAGAGCAGGAGCTCCAACTCCAGCAGCTGAGCCCCCAACATATCAAGACCCATATATACGAGCCCCGCATGggtaacagacacacacaaacaatgcACAAATGTTGGTGAAAGTTAGTCAACGGTTACAGAATTTGCTGTAACACATGGTAGTAATCATGATTCACAGAATGGATATAAAAGATGGGTTTAAACAGTGATTTCACCTTTTTTCCTACTGACATCTTAAGTTTTGAAATCAGACTTGAATGCATGAGGCTAAAAGACACCCAAGACACCCAGCACTTTTACAAGCAAGTGCTGCCActcagaaattattttaaaatgtctcTAATGTCTAACTTTAACAGCCACTGACATAAATCGACAATAAAACTGCAGTTATAGAATCATCAGtgaaatcttttttcttttttttttttgaggcaacTCATAAAAGGTTTTCCGACTTTGCcagttaattattattattttcctcatataagattttgtttttcaactaAATGACTCACTCATGCTGGCCACTGAAAAGAATACAGGTTTAAAACTGCATCCACCCTGGAAGTAGTCTAGATGTTTGAAGCTAACAGCTAGTGGTCCTTCAATGCTCCAGTTGCCTAAGTGACCCTGTAGCATATTTAATACCAGGCCATATGTCAATCAATTATATTTTTCACTCTCATTAGTAGCTCGTGTAGAAGTTGAGAAAAGATTATCTTGTCTGCTCAATAATCCAGGTAAGAAAGTTgattggtaaatggactgattcttatatagcgcttttctactctcctggagtactcaaagtcctctatacaacatgccacattcacccaaacACTTTCTCTATACTGAGTGCTTTTTAACTACATTCAccctgatggatgcatcggagagcaacttggggttagtatcttgcccaaggatacttggcatgcagactggaggagccaggaattgaaccaccaaccttccaatcagtaggtgacctgctctacctcctgagctacagccacccactgtTTCTCCCACTGGACGTTCAACATCCAAAATTGTATTCAGAATCAGCTTCTTTGGGAAAAGATTACCTCTTGTCTGGATACGTCTCGTTGCCAGCAGTTAAGTTAGATGCTTGAAGTCACAAAATGTCATTCACTTTCTGTAGCATCTGCTTGGCACGTCACTACCAATACCAATGTCCATCTATATTAATAGTCTGTGGTCCTTCCCATATAATTTTTACAGAAGCAGCTAGAAGCATATAGTGACAGGTTAATAATGAAAACACCTCTTAACcaaactgtgtctttgtgtgtagcTGAGCTACAGCTCCACAGACAACGTGTGGACACCCACTTTGAGGGTGTGTTGGACCTGTTGACCTCCTGTGGGATGGAATTGCAAGACCTGCAGGCCTccataaagaaaaagaacatgGAGCTTATGGTCACTTTGTCCAACATTGAGGCCAACATCCAAACAGCCAGCAGCAGTCAACAGTAAAAACTGTCTATCTGCACCTTTATGTGACTGTCAGCTTAGTGAGGCTGAGACACTGACCACAGGTATGTTTCTCTGCAGTTGGGAGGCTACTAGCACCACCCTGCAGGACTGTCTGCATGGACACATCAAAGAAACGCAGGACTGGCTGACCAACTTCAGGCAGACAGTCAGGATAAGAATGGAGGAGGCCagaaacaaaacagcacaactCCTCAGCTCCTTCAGgtaacagcagctgcagcagattcTTCAGCAAATTAAAGTGATCATCACCAGATGAGTGTGTTTTCCTCCTGCAGGCTTTTCAGTGAAGGAGGAGATTTTGCACCTCAGGAGCTAAAGATGTTTCAGAGAAGGGTGAGGGAGGAAACCAAGCGTATCAGCACGACTGAGGAGTCCATCTACTCTGCTCTTGAGGCTTTTGAATCCAGGAGCTTACAGCAGGTGCAATGTTTTGTCCTCTGTTAATTGTTACTTCTGTAAAGCACAGTTTGTATAAAATGGTCGAGTAGAGCCTGGCCGCTCTTTGGACAAAATTCCTATTTCCATATCTTGCCTGGTGGCCCCATGATGACATCAAACCTAGACTATATATAAAAGATGCATCTGGCCACCATTTAATTGTGGACTCAGGATTTTGAAACCCTATTCTTAGTATTTTCACTGAGAACAGTTGGGGTCAGAAGTTACCATATTTGGACAAGAAAGTGGAATGTTCGATAGGTAGATAACACTAACAAGCTTAGCAAGCAAACTGCATACATAAACTGTACTGGGGCAAtgctcagacacacatattagCATATTAGCTAAACAGTGGAAAGTAACACACTAGGACAATACTAGAATATCACTCACCATAAGTGAAGCACAAACATAttagatcatttttatttagataattttttaatcctccaaaaggcaccaacaattacattttttttatttgtatagttTCCCCTTTATAACAGCTTTTGCCCCTCAGTGTCCCAGGGATTCCAGGGGTTATGTTGTCGGTGGACTTTTTGTCCCCATgacaaattggtcctgggtgagggaccagacaagaGCTATTCAAAAAGtagaaattacacaaaacatacagccaaagcaATCCAAGTTTTTCCTGGTTGGCGACAGAGTTTGTTCCCTGTGCCTTCGAGTCGGGGAATAGGTCATaactgtcatctgcgcttatgtGTCGAATGACAGTTTTTGGAGTCCCTGGGCGGGGTGCTTGCATCCTCAAGCACCCCGGATGATCTCAGTAAGGGACTCTGTCGTCTTACTGAGAGACTTCAACACTTGTGGGCAACGACAGTGAGACCTGGAAGGATGTGACTGGGCAGAACACTGGACCAGGTGGAAGGCTTCGACTTgagtggtctcagaatctcatctctgctttttgcagatgatgcagTTCTGTTGGCTTTATCAGGGGGTGGCCTCCAAAAAAGTAGCTGTCAATTTACTGGTATacctacgtccctaccctcacccaTGGTCACCAGCTTTCGATAGTGGTGGAAAGAACAAGATCgcagatacaagcggcggaaatgagctttgTCTAAAAGTAGCCTCTctcttagagatagggtgatgAGTTGGGCCATcggggaggggctcagagtagagctgctactcctcTAAATCGAAAGGACCCAGTCTCTTTGATAGCCAGGAACATGCTACTGTAGGCCCTATGTCCAATAATCTGGCATTTATTGGTAGTTTTTGGAATAGTCTGAAAAATAATATTGCTTTCTTACACTAACGTCAATGTCCAGGTCGCTGTgtacatcttttatatacattaTAGATCGTGAATATAATGTGTTTATATCTGGTTGTCAGCAAAGCAGATTcttgggtctttaccttacatttgatgctatataaacACATTTGAACTCATTTTTATAGACACTACTttacaataattaattaatagaACAATAtagaaaaagttttttaaaatccaAGCAACTAGAGAAATaagtagtaatagtaataagttTTAAAGTGGCATGATATGTGAGACCACTAAATGTCTGGCAGGTGGAAACTGAATTTGTTCACATGATATTTATGGTAGCAATACTCTATGCACACTAGTGGAGACTCCAGAGGCAGTTCTGGTGTTCAACATTAAACAGTCTAATGATATTTTGCAGGTGAAAGAAGTGTCGGCTCCCTTGGAAGAGAAACTGTCCTTTCTGAAGTCTGAGGTGAAATTTATTGAGGACGCCCAGAAAATGATCACCAGCACACAAGTTCACATCAAAGCTGAGGtgcccatctctctctctctgtcttcttgtctctctctgtctttgctgGTTGTTTATTAATACTGTTGGGCCCCTCCAGGCTGCCAGAAGTAACCACCAGCAGACTGTTATCAGCAAAAGACTGGAGGACCTGAGGAAGATGTTGGATGACACACAGGTAGTAAGGTAGCTGGGAGATTTGACTGCGCAGTGACAAAGTTATATTGCAGCTGGAAGAACAGTGGCCCATAAATACAAGAAGTAATCAAAAATGTCCAAGAACAGGACCAATTAAAACCAAAAGGCTTACCTGATATGAATTTGAGTGGTCTCAGACTCGTGGTCATCTTTTTGTGCACCTCTGAAACAGAagcttatatttttttatttccacaaGTTTGAGGTCTGTGGTGAAACTGCAAAGAACACAGTGTACGTGGTCAGAGCTTCCAGGAAACAATTCTGAAAAGCAGGTTTGCTGGATGCTGTCAGGACATGTCTGAGAAGATGACAATGGAGATGGTCTAATCCAGATATAATATGAACATTGGCTAATTGAACAGGGCTGGTaggaaaaaaagcaggaaaatggGAAAACTGGTAGAATTAAAAGAGGCAAGAATGAACAGTACAAACTCCACCAAAACTGCACATAATTAAACAAaagccacagaaaaaaaatctgtgtccATACTAGTAGTAAcataacattatttttttaccCCTGGTCAAATGACTACTGCTATTACTCCTATACAGTTACTGTACAGAGGACTGTAGTACTTATACCAAAGAACAAGAGCTCCAACGTGAATATTTTCTCTATATGCAGCTGTCTCCAGATCAGGTTTGTTCCTTCCTGTCATCAATCAATAAAGAACTCAGGGAGTGCTGTCAGTACCTGGACTTGAGTTTGGTATGTCACTTCCTATCCACCacctgttgccttgtttttctgcACTGCTTCTCTTCTTTCTAGGCTGCATAGGGTCTATGCCCTCCTCTTCTATTTTTCTTCTGccttttgcagacagtcttgaCCCGGTCTATTTTCTTTCCATGTggattaatttttcatttttgtgttcaGGACTCTGCACTGCAGGAAGGCCTTGCTTTGTCAGGTCACCATAAATCCAGGAAGCAGGTCCTGCTAAACCCATCTCCTGGTTTACTGcagccaaacaaaacaaatatggaCCCCCTTGATGATCCTGTTGTGGGGATCATCAGGTCCTTGAACAGGTATATATGCAGAGTTCCATTTAAGTTAACTTTGGGTTGATGGGGCTGCTCTGATTTTCAGAGTTGAAAATCCAACTTCCAGTTGAAAATTCTAACTCAGAACTCAGACATTACAACTTCCAACTTTAATAGAAGGCACTAATAATCCCGCTGCTGCCGGAACAAGATTACTGCTGGTTGTGTGATACTCTTTGATTATGCAGACAATAAATGTTTCACCCCCTTATTTCTGTCCAACACCCAAACATACAGGATTAGTTGCCAAGATCCAGCAAAGGAAAGAGAACGGAGACAAAGGATATCTTCTGGTAAAGTACAAacatttgtttcctttttcattCTGACTGAAATATGTCTTTTTTCTCAGTAGTGTTGCAGAGAGTTGCACATAAACTACTTCACCACTCATACAACCTGTAGGCAGCTTAGTGCAGTTcacgttttttctttttaaaaactggttaCAGGATTGAACTTGTATTGCTAACTTATTCTAGCATTACAATAGAATTTGCCATAACTTCTGTTGTGTAGAGCACTTTTACAGTGGTTTTAGCTTTCACCAGGTCATCTCAGACCTCGCTGGGCTGAGTAGGTTTATGGTGAGGATCATGATTTCTTTCAGCCATATCCTTAATAAAAAAACTTTCACAAACTGAAAACTTTCAAATGAAGTATTTTGGTATTACAgtttttcatttgtgtgttcAGAGTAAGCAAAGATTATATAaacaaggtgtgtgtgtgtgtgtcagccttGTTCCTTAACATACTCTTAAGCCTGGATGGTTAACTGGTGACTGAAGGGCTTCACACATTGAATGCATAAAATCAGTATGAATATTTTGTGCATTCTAAATATTTTTCAGACAAAGCTATTCTTTGTGCATCTGTTCACACTGACTGCGTTATTTCACTGGGACACATTTTTGGCATTTATTATTTTCAAACCAACCTTGATTTTTTGGATCCgaataaacagatctgaccaCAGATTGCATTTGGAAACAAATGCCCTCATAGCTCAAACGCACACCAGTACTGACTACTAGAGAGAtggaaatagaaaaataattatGTTTTACCTCAGACATACAGCTATGTCTGAAGTAAAACATAACATACAGCATACGCTGCTCCAGGTCATGCTGCCTACTTGTGAGAATTGGATGAACCCAGAATCtcagtttcttacttttcttgtTTAGAAACATCAGAACCAGCTCATCATGACTTGCTGTcaacttattttcttttaaagtgcGTTTTTTTGAGGATGAATTTTCCACAAAATGTGTTCGGTGTGTGTATACGTTATACAGCAAGTTTGGATCTGGAAAATTCTCAATtttgtgttggttttttttgcaatgCGTTTGGTGTTTAACAGCCAACCCAGTTCAGACTGACAGCATGTTGTTTCTGCAGGTCTGAATCCTATCCAGCTTCAGCAGAGACAAGATTCTGTCAATGCACCGAGGTAAACACATGTAGAAACATGATGCATTGTAACTCATCTGAACATCAatgtcaattttttttatggctGCAAACATAACAACACTGACAGCCATTTTACTTTCTTGCTATGTCATCATCACTGATGACCCTTACACCCAGATTgtataatttttattatttttaaatactgtctatgtactgtactgtaatgtCATACACTAATACTTCTAGTATATTGCCCCTAAACCTAACATTATgttttggagaaaaataaagttaaaccTTTTTggaataatataaatattttagaaGTGTGTCGAatacaattattttttgttctCTTATTTCCAAGACATATTTTCATAAGCCACAAATCTCATAATCTGGTACATTAGGATAATGGAGTAAGGGATACTAACCCTAATAGAATTCCATAGTTGACTTACCCTAACACATGTCCTATTTTTAGAGGAAAATGGGGTTTGCCAAGACTAGGGAGAAGAATtgtagggttagggttaccCAAATCAAATGGTGTTAGCTGATCCGTTCTGTCCCCTTCCTTCAAATATGGTCATGTGAGGTTTAAGGTTAGCCGTAGACAAAATGGCAAATTTGAGGATTCATATTAAAGTCATTTTTAGTACAATAACCACTAATAGATATATGTTATAGATAATCTATGACTTGTTtgtcctattttatttttaacccgTGTTTGTATTTCAGTGTAAAGAGGGGTGCCAGGTTTATCAGGACTGATATCAGGCATGAGAGAAGGTTCCAGATTTTTGAACCCGAACCAGATCTGAGTGCACAGTGAGTCCCATCTGATTCAGATCTGATGTGTAGCTTATGGAATGTTCTAGTTCCATTATGATATTTCTGCATTTCAGGTCTTTTAGCTCCAAAGTTAATTTGGCGTTGTGGAAAGCCAATGACATTCTCCTGCAGCTTGCTGAGGTAACATAAACATGACTGAGGGGAAATCCTATCCCTAACAGTTTCCTGAAAACCACAGAGGACTCGATAATTAATTATCTGATGCTAAGGTTCCACTTTAACTTCACACTGATCCACATCATCTTCTCACTTGATGTTATCATTGGTCCAAACTGAAGTCAAATTGACCTCAACCTGCACAAACTAACACGAACCTTTCGCTTGTCCATCCATCAGGACTTTTATCGCAGTGAGCGTCTAAGCTGTTTCCAGCTTCTTCCTGACTCCTTGGACCAATGGATTGAGAACACGCAGCAGAAGCTGGTGGGATACCACGAGCAGGCAAGGAGGTTTCTGGACACCAGCAGAGATGGTACCCGTTCAGAAATACAACAATTTTCTGTCCATCTTTTTGATGACTAACATTTCTATAATTTTGCACTATAATCTGGCTGAGGACTTAACCTTGTCCTAATCTGAACTCTAACAGTCCTTTGAAGATCTGGTCCAAAGAGATGCTAGATGAAAATATCCAGCCTTCCTTTATATACATAGTTGGATTTTCTCCATTCTGAACTCAGCAACCTTAAGTGAGGTAAATTAAAAACTCCTTAGTGGCAGGACCACTGGAGTGGATGAGATTTGCCCTGAGGTCCagtgcaatagttacacccttttgcacatgctcagtaAAATGACAACTGATAAAGTTTAACAGGTTAGAGTGTAACTTAAACCAGTCCCAAAGAGTGGACTAAAATGACAGTTGCCaggtttaaattatttattgcaAGCTGCCTGATACAGAGAAAGCAACTGTGGAGGGGAGTGAATAGGCAGGTTTTGGACACAACATCTGGACTAGCAACCTTCCCAGAGCATAGTCTTCCTAGTTCCAATCCCACCTTTGTCTCTGTGACAGACAATGGTGGAAGAACAGATGTGGGATCGGAAATAGCTGCCATATTAGAGATGCAAGGAGACGTGGGAGCTGTGGTTGAGAAGCACACAATTGGAGGAGTTGCACTGAAGATGCCCACGTGTTGAGGAGAATTAGGAGAAAgtgatggaggagcagcagTGGATGTAGGTGTGACCACAGAGTAAAATCAATTGAAGAACTGGTTGAGTTCATCAGCTCTATCCACTTCACCCAGGAGTGACtgacttttgtttttggtgTAGCCAGAGATGGTGTTGATTGCTCTCCACACCTCACAGATGTTGTTGGGCTGTAGAttcctttttgtcttctttttgtaTTTCACTTTTGCCATTTTCAGTCTCTTCTTCAGCTCATGATGCACATGTTTGAGCTGTTCTATGTCACCATCTCTAAAAGCTATCTTTTCCCATGTCCCAAATGTCCCAAAACAAAAATTACAGAATTAGAACAGACACATGAGAGCTACAAACAGGAACATCAGGCTGAACTTATATATCTTAGAAAGATACAAATATCTCAAAGCAGTCACACAGAATAAGCACCTAAAAAATCTATACACACTGTCTGTCTCTACCTGTCTATGGGTCAGATGTGGTGAAGCAGCTGTCTGTGTTCGAGGAGCTGTTACTTTTATCACCTGCAGTTTTGATCAGTGACCATGAGCGACAGCATGGGGCGGGGCTCAGAGAGGAAGTGGCGAGACTCAcacagaagctggaggagacTCTGGCAGCCAGTGAGAAGGAGAAGGTATGAAGCTGAGATGCAGAAGGCTCTGATACAGACAGTAAAGATCTGCAAGCTGACTGGTTTCTATGTGTCTGGTTGTCAGAGTGTGAACATAGGTCAGCTGCGAGCGTCTCTCGGGGAGGATGAGCTGGAGATGCTGAACAGCAGAGAAGAGCTGAGACAGCAGCAGCTACACAGCACTATCTCCAGTGCACACCTTGAGCTGCAGGTATGTGACAGTGGCACCAGATAACAGCTTTCTAATCTGCAGTCTCACTTTGAGTGTGCATTATATTATTGAATGCAGGAATGTGTGAGAGGCAGAGGGGAGGAGTTTGTTACATCACTGGCTTCTCTGACAGAGAAGCTGCTCCATCAGATGAATGACCTCTTTAGACCTGCAGGTAACCTTTACTCATTTGTACCATCAtaatggctgtgtgtgtgtgtgtgtgtgtgtgtgtgtgtgtgtgcagagatgCTTACCTTAAGCTGTATTGGACATATTATAAACATCTGTTCAGTTAGGCTATAAATCATAGATGATCACCTGCCTGACGTGCTGCAAGTAATGGAGCCTACATAGCAATTTCCCTGTGGTAATTAGCACCAAGACATCAGACCTTGGAATAGTCTCTTAGGCTCATATGTCAAAAGATGGCAGTGTTGTCAagtttttgaattgtttttTATTGGAGTTTATTGATGATTCCAATAAAATGACCTTGGAAATTTAAGTTTGTCTGAGCGATCGGATTTAAATGGCATCCATCAGGCAGGTGCCCAAGAACATAATGATTGCTCTGCCAGAGCTCTAGCATTGCTCTGTAGAGAGACAAGAACCTTCCAGGAGTACAACCATTTCTGCAGCACTCCACCAATCAGCCCTGGGCTGACAGAAGTGACTCAGCAGTCAAATGCACATGGCAGCCTGCCTGGGGTTTGCTGAAAAACCATACGAAGGATGCTCAGCCCATGAGAAACAAAGTTCTCTGGCTTTGGGACCACTCTGTCAATGTCCTTGAGTCGTTCAGCCACAGACCAGACTTGAACCCAATTGAACATCTCTGGAGAGATCTGAAAATGTGCACCAATCCTTCAAATCCAACCTGATGAAATATGAGAGGTTCTGCAAAGAAAATTTGGAGAAGCTACCCCAAAATATGTGTACCATGCTTGTAGCATCATACTCAAAAAGACTTCAAACTGTAATTGCTGCCAAAGCTGCTTCAACAAAGTATTGAGCAACGGTTGTGGGGTATTGTGTGTAGAattttgaggtgaaaaggatGTAACATTCCAAAATGTGAAACAAGTGAAGTGAATACTTTCTGGATAAAGTCACTAAAATTTGAAAGCATCTGAATGGTGATTTCCCACGTGCATTTTATATATCTGGGTAACCAAtgaaattaaagtttatttatatagtgcttaaAAATGTCTGCCCAGATAAGTTCCCAGATGCATTTCAAGATGAGTGCTTCCAAAAcaactttgaataatttttATGTTTAACCTGTTTCCATAGAAACTGGTACAGCAACAGCACAACAGCAGACAGAAGGTGGTGCTGTTAGTGTAGAAGCAGCAtctgaaacaggaaacagaccAAGCGCTGAAAATAGgtaacctttgacctctgacctgcatGTTACCCCTGGCAGTACAGATGTTTGTGACTAGAGAAGAAACTATAGTCaatttaaagtgtgtgtgtgtgtgtgtgtgtgtgtgtgtgtggacatggCAACCAACAGCACAGGTGACCTGCCATCTCCTCTTACTACGGTAACAACAGTTTCGATCGCTACATCCAAGTGGACCCCAGGACATGTGACTGTTATGGAGCAAAGAAACACTGCTATGAaggtgtgtatacacacacacacacacacacacacacacacacacacacaaataaaatgacacatgtaattaatgtgtgtgtgtgtgtgtgtgtgtgtgtgtgtgtgtcagcggTTTGAGCAAGTGGTCAAATTGGAACTGTCGCTCTCAGACGACATGAAACGAAGACAGCTGAGCAAACAGCAGAGCTGGaacacacactggagacaacAGATACACTCTCTGAAACTGATACAGAAGCCAACATAGCAGCAGCTGATTGGAAGTTTTTGGTGTAGGCTGTGAAGCCATTTACTGCGTTaataaaccagagaagaagaaaaacttccTGAcaccagttgttgtttttttctaccAGCAGCAGAGTCATGAAAATCTGACCACCTACATTAGCCGTGTAAGAGAAGCAGAATGAGAGCCTTCCCATATCCAGACATATGTCGACACCTGAACACATTTTACTCTGAATGTGACAAAGCACTAACTTGAAACATCTAATGTGATTCTTGTCTCACTAGGAAATTAAGAAATATCTGTGCCTGTTCCAAGGTTGTTATACTTAACTAAAAGTAACCTAAAGATATGTAGGTTATCTTTATTAACCTAAAGAAAATTACGTATGAAAAACTTACTAACATAAAAACTCAAACTAGACTttagaaagaaaggaaaactagCTCTAGATATGTTGCACTTGGGCAAACAGAGCTTGCTCCTTGCTGTCATTTATATACTAAGATGCAGCCAGTTCAATAAAAACCATCAATCTGCTGCCAGCAGGACGAGTTAGAGGCTCAATCCTGAGGAGAGGACTAACGTAAATTTTCCTTTAAGTCGATAAAGTTTTTTTCGAGGTCAGGAAAGTGGTTAGGAGTAGGAGGTACTTTTGGAACACACCCATGGAGTTGGCAGTAACACGCCTTATTGTTGGCCGTCAACCGCGGAAGAAGAGACGAAGAAGAAGTGGCAGCTTGTAGGACAACTTTCTACTTCCCGGTCCTCCCAGCTGGGAAACTTGTTCCGTCTGGGATCACGGGGGACCCAGGATGAGGGGCCTGCTATCGGACGCGTTAGGGAAATAAAGAGAGGCTTAGACCAATTTAGACCATGCGGGCAACTTTCATCCGGAGGCTGGTGAAGTTACTCAGCGCTGCCGCTGTGCTGGCCCTGACTGCGCATATCGTAGCGAGCTCACTGAGTAAACAGACGCCAGAGCCCAGCCCGCTTCCCCCGGAGGAGTACCGTCTCGTAGACCCTCAGACATACCGCTACCTCCTCAATCAGCCCAGTGTTTGCAGGCACAGGAGCCCCTTCCTATTGTTCATGGTACCCGTGGGGGCTGAGGACGCTGCGGCACGGGAGGCCATCAGGAAAACGTGGAGCGCCTCTGGCCAGGACACCCTCACTCTGTTCTATGTGGGAATCCCACAGAGGCCACAGATGTCGGCCCTCCAGCAGAAACTGGAGGAGGAGAGCAGGCAGCATGCAGACATCGTCCAGATGAACTTTGTGGATAATTACCACAATCTGACAGTCAAaaccatgatgatgatgaggtgGCTGGCTAGTTACTGCCCCGGTGCGTCCTACGCCATGAAGGTGGATGCAGACATCTTCGTTAATG
This region of Pelmatolapia mariae isolate MD_Pm_ZW linkage group LG12, Pm_UMD_F_2, whole genome shotgun sequence genomic DNA includes:
- the ccdc180 gene encoding coiled-coil domain-containing protein 180, giving the protein MCESTAVPSGEVYRQLFDAQAQLSRSLLAGRRDTGTNCLSAVDSNTHCSTASRRQQAEHSDDDDDVIDDVSRLPDAVVVDHPSSDIIERLTEKKSQKHQEALKQLDSELSQLSQVCETQVKAISQELLSSLQKVDLRLDTLKVRMNQLEDLEDVSMQEIHGLWKEVEEDVKLKKTTIIELNLKLTETEKQRTDQIRAIIRKYYRVLEQISFLHPSDIHRLIHTEATMLNQSLLANRRSIARLLLLLQEENLHKESILRRHWEDCLSHWRRKRVHRIVDQFRGLCSRNEDQQLALVQQMKLTQQDLTERRRDIINKISSLVPPTCSKALVSDWFDQLTDVNQQIEHFHTELLHQLCCCFEQTWQNRLAEVERCKEVLSSLELSEEEVNDIINLQLLTVIGAQQSQDEEQLAALDVCSDSVARHAFSLSRSVFVVMRAAALLWETHCQRLERRDEKLQQDLNDLRCSQQQHLQKQKMQMDDLLGGLRQESSEDALKTSLDKTIGYLQQIKHSCNQLVIDQWTLLNLHPSCCLEELVSYSRNLSSFYHLSHTYQPSPGDLEKLLQPSSGRSSPSLGLFFHTHAQILKLAGSILKEICDFSSSVTFTSSKDVVYSAPVFRCSTPNLPVNLEWETHLSLFPVDLLMDSLSRSRTLFLDHLEQHFHNVLSLAVSMMRDRKEAVRSEQELQLQQLSPQHIKTHIYEPRMAELQLHRQRVDTHFEGVLDLLTSCGMELQDLQASIKKKNMELMVTLSNIEANIQTASSSQHWEATSTTLQDCLHGHIKETQDWLTNFRQTVRIRMEEARNKTAQLLSSFRLFSEGGDFAPQELKMFQRRVREETKRISTTEESIYSALEAFESRSLQQVKEVSAPLEEKLSFLKSEVKFIEDAQKMITSTQVHIKAEAARSNHQQTVISKRLEDLRKMLDDTQDSALQEGLALSGHHKSRKQVLLNPSPGLLQPNKTNMDPLDDPVVGIIRSLNSVKRGARFIRTDIRHERRFQIFEPEPDLSAQSFSSKVNLALWKANDILLQLAEDFYRSERLSCFQLLPDSLDQWIENTQQKLVGYHEQARRFLDTSRDDVVKQLSVFEELLLLSPAVLISDHERQHGAGLREEVARLTQKLEETLAASEKEKSVNIGQLRASLGEDELEMLNSREELRQQQLHSTISSAHLELQECVRGRGEEFVTSLASLTEKLLHQMNDLFRPAETGTATAQQQTEGGAVSVEAASETGNRPSAENSTGDLPSPLTTVTTVSIATSKWTPGHVTVMEQRNTAMKRFEQVVKLELSLSDDMKRRQLSKQQSWNTHWRQQIHSLKLIQKPT
- the b3galt8 gene encoding beta-1,3-galactosyltransferase 1 translates to MRATFIRRLVKLLSAAAVLALTAHIVASSLSKQTPEPSPLPPEEYRLVDPQTYRYLLNQPSVCRHRSPFLLFMVPVGAEDAAAREAIRKTWSASGQDTLTLFYVGIPQRPQMSALQQKLEEESRQHADIVQMNFVDNYHNLTVKTMMMMRWLASYCPGASYAMKVDADIFVNVFYLIQWLRNSPKENFITGSVIQDGRPRREPNSKWYVSEELYPEESFPSYVSGAGYLFSADLAARISWASRFVRVIPLEDVYVGLCLRMLGVRPVYAYSLPFFRSLFEIKNLKYDRCTFAKLIIVNGFKAPKLLRVWQDFAKGHERC